The sequence below is a genomic window from Xylanivirga thermophila.
ATCCCTTATCTATAAGCCTTTGTACAAATTCTATTATATCATCTATATGTTCCGTAGCCCTTGGATGATAGTCAGCCCTCTTTATATCCAATGCATCTGCATCTTTAAAATATTCGTCTATAAACTTATCCCCAAGTTCCTTTATGGATACACCTTCCTCATTGGCACGTCTTATCATCTTATCATCTATGTCGGTAAAATTTTGAACAAATGTGACATTATAACCCTTATACTCAAAATATCTTCTTAAGGTGTCAAATACTATAAATGGACGAGCATTTCCTATATGAAAATAGTTATAAACGGTAGGTCCGCATGAATACATACGCACCTCTCCTTCATGTATAGGTACAAATTTTTCTTTTTCCCTAGTAAGTGTATTATACAGTTTCATCTTTACCCTCCAATTTTTTTATTGATTTTTCTAAACATATAATTTTATATTTTAAAATATCAATCTGTTCCTCTACAGGATCCGGCATCCTTATCTGATCTAGGTCAATGCCTTCATCGCATATCTTCCTCTTATCCTTTATTACTATATGCGCTGGTACACCAACTGCTGTACAATTTGCCGGTACTTCCTTAAGCACCACGGCATTTGCTCCTATCTTTGAATTATCCCCTACCTTGAAAGGTCCTAGTACTTTGGCTCCTGTGCTTATAACAACATTATTTCCTATAGTGGGATGCCTTTTACCAGTCTCCTTGCCAGTACCACCGAGGGTAGCTCCCTGGTATATAGTAACGTTATCACCTATTTCAGCAGTCTCACCTATAACCACACCCATTCCATGATCTATAAATAGACCTTTACCTATTTTAGCCGCAGGGTGTATCTCAATCCCAGTTATAAATCTATTTATCTGAGAAATTATACGGGCAATTAGCCTCCATCCCTTATTATAGAACCAATGTGCTATTCTGTGAAGTATTATGGCATGGATTCCCGGATAGCATAGCAATACTTCAAAGGCATTTCTAGCGGCAGGATCCCTTTCAAGTACGGCATTTATATCATAACGCAAGGCCTTAAACATTACATTTCACTCCTTAAAAATTTCTATACTAAAAAAACCTACGCATCTGATAAATCAGAGACGTAGGCTAGCTTACGCGGTTCCACTCTGTTTGAGTAAATTACTCCCCTCGAAGCATTAACGCAGCATATACGGCATACCCTACTAAAAATTCGAATATGCAGCTCCCAGGTGCACTTTCAATATATACCCTTTCCAGAATGATTTCCACCCGATGATCATCCCTCTCTGTGGATGGCATATATATACTTCTCCCCGTTCATCGCCATTATAGATTTTTAGTTTTATCAATATATTATATGCAAGATATTTAAAAGTCAATAATTAATAACCCGTTTTGCCCTCTTTAAAACATAAAAATGCAAAACTTGGTTTTTATCTACTTATTTTTGTACTCACCAGGCGTTAGTCCAATATTTTTCTTAAAAAGACGCGAAAAATATGCAACATCTGTAAAACCTACTGCATTAGCCACCTCATATACCCTATATCTAGGATCCTTAAGCAGCTTTTTTGCTTCCCCCAGTCTTATATTATTTAACACATCTACAAAATTAGAGCCTGTATATTTTTTAAACAATTTGCTTAAATGCCATGTGCTAACATATAGATGATCTGCAACTTCCTGTAAGGTAAGATTTTTATGATAATTCTCTTGCATATACTCTATTGCCTTTGATATATATAAGCTTTGGTATTCGTTTTCCTGTCCTTCATAATTAGAATTATCAGAAATACCATAGTACTGTTTTATCTGTTTTTCAAGATGCCCATAATACTCCTTTTCCTCTCTATCCTTTTGTATTTCATATTTGGCTTCATTTACTGCCTCCATTAATTCGCTATTTTTGGTAGGCTTAAGTAAAAATCTAAACGCCCCCAAATGTACAGCTTCCTGTGCATAGGCAAAATCCCTGAAACCTGTAATGATGATTATTCTGCAATCATCTTTTAAATCTTTTATTTTTTTTATCATATCCAACCCATCTATGCCAGGCATCCTTATATCAGTAATAATGATATCAGGTTTCTTATGTCTTATAATTTCCAGACCTTCTTCACCATCTTCCGCTTCGCCTACTATTTCACAACCCAGTGTGTCCCAGTCTATGGTCTTTCTTATACCTTCCCTTATCACATATTCATCATCTATTATCACTACTCCAAACATACTTCTGCCCCCTTAAAACTACTTTTTAAATGGCAATATAACGGTCACACAGGTGCCCTTCCCCCTATGACTAGATAAATCTATCCCATATTCTTTGCCATACATCAGCCTTATCCTTCTGTGAACATTTATCATACCTATATGTGTATTACTTTGTACCTCTTTTTCTATATCAACATCCTCATCTAAATATTTTTTTATGAGCTGCAGTTTCTCTTCTGACATGCCTATGCCATCATCCATAACTTCCATAAGCAATCTGTACCCTTGAATACCACTTTTAAGATATATATGTCCCCCGCCTTTTTTGTTCTCCAATCCGTGATACACTGCATTTTCTATAAAAGGTTGTATCGAAAGCATTGGTATTATACAATCAAGGGTGTCTGAATCTATTTCTTTTATAATACTTATCCTATCGCCAAATCTTTTTTGTATAAGAAATGCATAATTATCGATATATTCTATTTCCTTAAATAGCGGTATTTCCCGCTCATTACCCCTATTTAAGCTAGCATCTATTATAAAGGCAAATGCCTCTATCATCTCGCTGATCTCATCTAAATCAGCAAGTTTTGCCTTCCAACTTATAGTCTCTAATGTATTATATAAAAAGTGGGGATTTATCTGAGCCTGAAGCGCTTTTATCTGGGCGTCCTTTAGCGCTATCTGCTTCTTATATACAGAGTTTATTAAATTTGATATCTCTATAGACATATTGTTAAAACTATCAAATACATATCCAAGCTCATCCTGCCTTTTAATCTGTACAGTAGCCCCAATTTCTCCATCCTCAACCCTTTTCATGGTATTTATAAGTATCTTAGTTGGTTTTACTATATCAAAATACATTATATATATGACAACCATCCATAAAGGTAGTGTTAAAGTGCATAATATGGCTATTTTTTTTGCTGTTTTTTTTACATCTTCCAAAAATATATTTGAGGATATGGTGACAGTGATTTTCCAATCGATGGGAGTTACATCTTTATATATTATGTAAAGCGTATCATGATTTATAAATACCTCTTCTATACCCTGTTTATTATTATTAAGCATTTTTTTTATATCTACAGGTGTAGATGCTAGACTAAAACTGTCAAATGCAAAAAGCTTTATATAGTCATCATTATATATAGATATATTCTGTTTTTTGCTAATCGCAAAGTCTTTAAAAGAGTCAAACAGATATCCTTCGTCTATCTTATATGCCAATACACCTATCTCTTCAAGGGAATTTATATCGTATACCATTTTTATAAGGTAAATACCTATAGAATTGTTATATTCTTCATGAAAATACCATATTGGCTTTCCCTTTTGCTCTTTAGCACTATTATATATATCTTCTATAAGTAAATCAGGAGGATTATAGGCTTGAAAATTTTTATTTACCCCATAGGTCTTCCCATTAGCTGTAAAATGAAAGAATACTGCTTTAAGCTCTGATTTTGAATGCAATATTGATTTAAGATATCTCTCGAAATCTTCCTTAAATGTATACTCAGATAATATATCCTTACACACTTGAAGCTTTAACTGTTTATCAAACACATATATATTATCGTCATAGAGCATTTCCTGGGCAAATGTATTGAGCTTTAAAGTACGCTCCATCAATAGATCTGATAACTCGTTTACGCTTTGCCAAGAATACTGTATAACCTTCTCCTTTATAGCCTTTGCATAGTTTTTATATCCTGTGTATCCAATTACCACCATTGGGTATATTATCAATATAACAGTTATAATTATAAGCTTTTGTCTTATGGATAATTTTTTAGCCATGCATTATCACCCCAATTTATATGATATTTTCGATAAAAAATCTATATATCCTGCCAAAAAAAAATCAATAGGCCAATAAAATGCAAGATATGCCAAGATAGACAGTTTTGTTATATAAATAGAAATACTAAGCTTTAATATATAGGTAATATATGCTATAATTTTGTAATAGCAATGCATTTCAAATAGACAATTTTTCTAGGAAGGTGTTGATGCACTGTGTATAAAAGGGAAAAATGTGTCTGCATACTATTTACGTTAGGCATTATATGCACTATCTTTGCAAGTTGTTCTCAGGATAGTAGACCCTATACCTACCAAGACGAAATAATTCACTCAAGCAACAATCCTTCCAACACTGATGAAATAGATAAAAATCAGCAAATTCGCATAGTAACGTATCATGTAGGTGAAGACACATGGGCAGGCACATATAATGAGGTATTAAATGACTATATAAAAGAAAACCCCCACTTGAATATTATCGATGAATCTGTGCCAGCTCCTGGAGATATAATAAGGACAAAGATTAAAACCGACTTTGCATCTGGAAACGAACCGGATATATGTTTCTTTTTTACCTCTGCCGATGCAAAGCCATTGGTAGAATCAGGGAAATTGTTTGCATATGATGAGGAACTAAAAAAAGATAAGGAATGGGGGGATAATTTTTTACCTGCTGCTTTAGATGCAGTAAGATATAAGGATGGAAAAATATACGCTATTCCCACAATAGGATTTTATGAAGGACTCTTTTGTAATAAAGATCTATTTGATAGATATGAAATTGATATACCACGTACTTATGATCAACTAAAAAAATCTATAGAAATATTTAGCAATAATGATATTATCCCTATAGCAGACTCCATCTCAGATTCATACTATCTTATAGAAACTTTTATACTTTCTACTGCAGGTCCAACATTACAGAACGAATTTTTTGATTCCTCTTGGGCTAAAGGGCTTGATTATATAAAAGAATTATATCATATGAATGCATTCCCCAAAGATGCCCTGACCATAAAGGAACCTGAAGCTAACAGACTATTTGTTGAAAAAAAGGCAGCCATGCTGATAGCTGGATCATGGGTGCTAGGCCAGATAAGAGATCAGCAAAATACTGTAGTAATACCTCTCCCGCTGGTACCAGATGCCAAAGCCCATCCAAATGATATAATAGGGGGTTTTGACTCAGGTTGGTATATAACCAAATCCCTTAATGATGAAAAGAATAATGAACCGCTTAAGATGGTTAAATATTTTACATCTCCAGAGATAGTAGCCAAATTTATCAATAAGGCGGGAGTACCTGCTATGAAATCTATGTCCCCCATAATGACTACCCCCCTACAGAAGAGCGGATATGAGATGTTTTCAAAGGCAAATACAATTACAAAACCCATAGATAATAAGATATCGCCATCAGCCTTTTCCCACATAAGAACTAATATGGCTTATATAGTAGAGAATAAGAAAACTGCACAAGAAGTGCTTGATGAAGCAAAAGCTTTAAATAGATAAATCATCAAATAAAAATCTGATATGCCTATAATAAAATAATATGCTCCTCCTTGTCTTAAACAGTTTTTATTATTTTAACTGCTTACCACAAGGGGAGCATATCAGGTTTTCTCATTCAACCTTTCACTGCACCTGCTGTCAATCCATCTACAATTTGTTGCTGAAATGCTAGATAGACGCACAACATAGGCAGCACAATTATGGTAATTGCAGACGCCATAAGGCCATAATCTGTTCCATACTGACTGCTTATTTCATTGAGCAATACATTTATGGGCTGCATATTGCGAGATCTTAATATAATAATAGACATAAACAAATCGTTGTATGACCATAGAAAGGAAAATATACCAACAGTAGCAAATGCCGGTTTTGCTATGGGAAATATCACCTTGCTATATATTTGCCATGCATTACACCCCTCAACTACAGCTGCCTCTTCCAATTCTATTGGGATAGTAACCAGATAACCCATTAAAACAATAATAGCAAAGGATAGATTACCTGCTACCTGTGGTAATATAAGCCCTAGGTAGGTATTGGTCAATTTCATCTTATATAGCATTCCAAATAGAGGGATAGCTGTAACATAGGCAGGAAAAAGCAGACTTCCTACTATTAACATATTAAAAAAGCCTTTTGTTTTGAAATTATATCTTGACATTACATATGCTGCCATCCCTCCAAAAAGTATTACCAAAACAACCACAGAACCTGACACAATAAAACTATTTAAGTACCCACGTCCAATACTCATCCTCTTGAAGGCATTTACATAGTTATCTAAATAAAAACTATTAGGTAGCGCAAAAGAATGTTGTATCACATCTTTAGAGGGTTTAAATGAGTTATTAATCACCCAGACAAGGGGATAAATAGTAGTAAATGCATATAAACATAATACTATATATGTAATTGTCTTTCCTCCGCTGCCCTTTTTCTTCACTTTTGTCGACATATAAAGCATCCTTTCTTTAAAATCTACATAATACAATACTTATCTGTTTTCAATAGGTAATTTCCTCTCTCTTTAGCAGTTTATCTAGTAAAAGTGATATTACAACGCCTAATACTACTATAAGCACAGCTATAGTGGAGCCATAACCAAATCTATTATCTGTAAATGTTTTTTGGTACATATAAGTACTAAACAGCTCTGTCGTCCCCATAGGGCCTCCCTGTGTAATGACAAATACTATGTCAAATACCTTGAGTGTACCAGTAATTGCTAATATTAAACACACCTTTATCATATCCCAAATTAAAGGAATGGTAATATAAAATGTTTTAGTAAATCCATTTATACCATCTAGCTGAGCACATTCATATAATTCTTTAGGTATACGTTTAATAGCAGTTAATAGAATAACAAAATAAAAACCTATATACTGCCATATAATAGGGATACTCACCATTCCCATAGCCTTTTCTTCAGAAAGCCATATAACTGGTTCCTTGCCCATAATGGTCCTTATGCTATTTAATAGTCCACCTTCGTATACATAAAACAATTTAAACAAAAGACCGATAGCCGTTGCTGAAATAACAACAGGAAAGAAAAATACTGTTTTAAAAAAGTTGCTTCCGACCTTGATACTATCTACCAATATGGCAAATAACAGTCCTAAACCTACCTGTATGATGCAAACAAAAAACATCAGTATAAAGGTGTTCTTTGCCGCCGTCTTTATAATGGGATCATGTATCAATCTTTTATAATTTCCTAATCCTATAAACTTGGAATAAAAGAATCCATCCCAATCGAAGAAACTCTTGTAAAAATTCATAAAAAAGGGGTAGTACAAAAATATGCCCATAAGTAAAAAAGCTGGGAATAAAAATAATACTAGAGATGTTTTGCTTTGATACTGTTTCAATGAATCTTCCCTCCCATAATCATTTGTAGTTAGATATAGGCTAACAACAATTTATGCTGCTAGCCTGCATCATAACTTTTTAACTATTTCCTTATTGCTCTGGATTTTGAACTTTCATAACTTCTTCTAATACATCCTCAGGAGTCTTTTTGCCTGTTACAATAAATGGTGTTCCTTGTTTTACTATGACATTAAAAGCTTCTGGAGTAAGTCTAGAATCAATTGGCATATTCAATGTACTAGCCTCTGCAAACATCTTGTGACCATCCTGGGCAACTGGGCTTAGACCAGGCACCGATACCCTTGCAGCAGGAATACCCCCATTTGCTGTAGCCATCTTTTCTATCATCTCTTCACTCAAAAGATAATCCACCAATTTTATAATAGCCTCCTGCTTATCTGGATCATCATATCCCTTTTTACTGATATAATAACCTGATGAGAAACCACCAATTATGGATTTGGGATCCATTTTCCCATTAGGCGCTGGCGTCATGGGAATAACGGTCATATCATTTTGAAGCTCCTCATCACACCCACCTATAAACCATGAACCTTCAAGTATCATAGCAGCTTTCTTTTCACGAAATAGATTTTGAGCACCTTCTATCTCTAAACCAGTAGCATCGGCAGAAAAGGCATTCATATCATATAATTTCTTCATATTATTAAATCCCTCAACCCAGTCAGGATTTACACCGTTTGAAAATACATCTTTATGCCCTTCAGCACCTGCAGCAGATAATACAAAATGTTCAATTAAGTAATGGGACTGACCTACTGGAGCAGCAATGGGAACTATGCCCTTTTCTTTTAATTTCTTTACTGCATTTTCTAACTTATCCCAGTCCGTAGGTAAATCAAGATCATTTTCTTCAAACATTTTTTTATTTACAAATAATCCTTCATAAAAACCTGTAACAGGTAAAGCATAGATCTTACCATCAAACTCCCTCATGGCCTCTTTAGAGGCTTCTGTCACAGCACTGCCAAGATCAGGATGTTTGGACCACATAGTTTCATAGTCCATAACCTTGCCGCTCTCAATGAGCCCCTTAGCGTCAGCCGCCGTATAGAAAAATACCACATCAGGATCATTACCAGAAGAAAAATCGGTCTTTACCTTCGTTCTATATCCATCACCTTCAGAAGTCATCGATTCATCCTCGATTTTAATATGGGGATTCTCAGACATAAAATCTTCTATAGCTTTTTTATAAACCTCCGTCGCAGGATCCGTCCCGCCAAACATAGTAGAAGTCTTTAGGGTTACATCCTTCTCATTGTCATCATCTTTTTTGTCATCATCTTGTTTGTCATCATCTTGTTTGTCATTATTATCCTGGTCCACAATTTCATCGTCTTTTTTGTTTGCATCTGCATTTTCATCCTTGTCACCGCATCCCACAATCAATACCATTACGAGTGTCAATGACAACATAATGCACAGCCATTTTTTGGTTTTTTGCATAAAAATAAACCTCCCCTGTTAGATTTAATATTGATCTATTGCTCAATACCATCATAACAGTGGAAGGTTTGTTTTTAAACATGGTCGTTTTGGCGTTTATTGTTCATTTTTGGTTTATTACATAAATTGATTTTTATATATCACCTTTTAACTAAATAAGTCGCCTATTTTCTTGAAAAAACTTACTATGGCATCTAGAATCTTTTGAATCAGACCCTTGTTTTCTTCTACTGTACGCCTTACATCATCTAAGCTGGATGAGATCTTATCAAGCTGACTACTTATCTTGTCTATATTTAAGTCCAGCTGGCTTATCTTCTTCATTACTTCCATTATTTGATTTATCTGATCCTTATCAAGCTTTATATTGAGTTCTTTGGCTGCATTTTTTATTATAATAGTGATTTCACCTGGATCGGTTACCTTATCCTTTACCACCTTTTCCTTTACGTCTTTTATTAAAGCAGCCGCCTCATCTTTTCCTACCTCTTCCCCCAGCTCACCTGTTAACACCAACTCCTCACTGGCGGCTTTTTTAGCTTCATCACTTAGTTTTTTGCCTGTAGCTGTTTCAAAAGCCTTCATTATTCCAGTCAAAGCTGCTGTCCCTGATACCTTAAATGGAGCAGCTGCCATTACCTTTGCATCCTCTATGCCAGCAGTAGCCATGGCATTGGCGTACATCTCCTTGGTAACCCAATTTATGTTATATGTTTCAACCGATATACCTGCTCCTTTTCCCAAAGTCTCTATGTACACTGATGATATGGCTCTAGTACCTATCTTATCCTCCGATATTAAACCCTTTAAATACTCCCTCTCTTCATCATTACTAACTTCTATTATCCTTGCTTCATCTTTCGATACTCCAAATTTTTCGAGCATTTCGGTCATTTGTGAATCGTTCAAATTTGCGCCTAAACCTACAACCTTTTCCTGGTCAGCCAATGCTACGCTGCCAAACATCATCATGCAAAACGTCAATATAAATACAACAATCTTCTTTTTCATCGTGGAAACCCTCCTCTTCTTAAATTACATAGGGAATCATAATACCATACTTTTTATTGTTAAAAATCAAAAAATAATTGCTATGGCCTGGGCTGCCATACCTTGCCCTTGCCCCTCAAACCCAAGCCTTTCAGTAGTAGTAGCCTTTATGTTTATATCATCTTTATTCGCCATCAATGATTTTGCTATATTAGTTCGCATCTCATCTATATACGGTGAAAGCTTAGGCTGCTGAGCTATAATTACAGCATCTATATTACCCACTACATAACCCTTGCTACGCAATATATCTCCTGTCTTTTTCAAAAGCAATAGACTGCTAATATCTTTGTACCTTTCATCTGTGTCAGGAAAATGATGGCCTATATCTCCAAGGGTAGCTGCTCCCAATATCGCATCTATTATGGCATGCACTAGTACATCGGCATCTGAGTGGCCTAAAAGACCATATTTATAGGGTATCTCTACACCCCCTAGTATAAGAGGTCTGCCAAGTACCAGCTTATGCACATCATATCCTAGCCCTGCCCTCATAGCATATCACCTTTCAAAAAGGCTTCAGCTACAACCATATCTTCTTTTGTAGTTATTTTTATGTTTTTATAGCTGCCCATAACCATTTTAACTGGTATATCCAATCTCTCAACTAACATAGCATCATCGGTCCCATATATGCCATGCTTTTCTGCAAACTCATGTGCTCCCCTTATAACATCATATTTAAACGTCTGAGGAGTTTGCACATTCCACATTATATCCCTATACAGGGTGTCTATTACATATCCATCATCGTCAACTTCTTTTATGGTATCCTTTACAGGAACTCCCACAACGGCTGCTTCATCTTCTATAGCCGTATCTATTGTACGCTGTATCATATCCCCTGTTACAAATGGCCTTACACCATCATGTATAACCACTATATCCGTATCCAGACCTAAAGACATTATCCCCCTATATACAGACTCCTGCCTTTCACTACCACCCCGTATTACCATAATAGGCTTTTTAAAATGATACATAGAAAGTATATCGTTCTTTACATGATCCATATACTCTCCCATAGTAACTACCACAATCTTGTCTATATCTTCAACCTCGTCGAACTTCTCCAAAGTATGAACAAGTATTGGCTTATCCTTTAGATTTAAAAACTGCTTAGGCATATCAGCATCCATACGCTGTCCCTGTCCAGCAGCTACTATTATAGCCCGGACCTTATATCCCATCATATCCCCACCTTTCTCCCATAAGTATAACCAATATTTTGCTATTCCACAAGTACAAAAACTTGAGTTTCCGTAAAAATATATTGACATGCCAATATCTATAATTTTATTGATTACACGCCAAATTACCATTTTCTATTACTAGTGCAATGAAATATATACCATATTAAAGGAAAATCATAATCATTGTTACCTTTTTTTGCATTTTATGTGGAAATATGATATACTTTATATAAAATTCAGAATTTTCAAACAAAATAACTAGGATCCATTTAATCTTAATAGGAGGTTTTTTATAATGAAGAGTGTAGGATTTCCAATAAATGATAAAGAAAATGAAAAGAGACGGGCACTACTACCAAATCACCTTAAGCATGTCAAAAATAGAAAATATTTATATTTTGAAAAAGGTTATGGAAAAGTGTTGGGAATTAAGGATGAGGAATTTATAAAGGCGGGAGCTAATATCGTAGAAAAGAAAGATGTATTAAATAAAGATATTATATGTGATGCAAAGGCGGGAGATGCTAGCTATCTTGATAAATTATCAAATGGTCAAATCGTATTTGGATGGATACATGCATTAGAAAATAGTGATATAACAAAGAAATTTATTAAAAATAAGCTTACCGGCATAGCATGGGAGGAAATGTTTACGCAAGGCAGACATGTTTTTTGGAAGAATAACGAATTGGCAGGAATGGCTTCTGTATACCATGCATTTCTTTTATATGGAAAATTACCATGTGAAACAAAGGTTGCCATATTGGGAAGGGGAAATGTTGCAATGGGGGCTTACAGAATACTTACAACATTAGGTGCAGATATAACGATATATAACAAAAGTACGGAAAAACTTTTTAGAAAAGAAATAGGCAAATACGATGTTTTAGTTAATGGAATCTTATGGGATCCAAATCGAAAAGACCATATTATTTATCGAGAAGATCTAAAAAGAATGAAAGAAGGTTCTATGATAATAGATGTCAGTTGTGATGAGAATAGAGGCATAGAAACAAGCAAGGCAACTTCTATAGAAAATCCCGTATATTCAGTGGATGGTGTTTTACATTATGTTGTTGATCATACTCCGTCACTATTTTATAAATCTGCATCAAAAGTCATAAGCAGTGAAGTTTGTAAGTATCTAGATTATCTCATAGAAGGAAAATCTAAAGGGATTAAAACCTTAAATGATGCAATCATTATAGAAAATGGAAAAATTATTGATAACAAAATAAAAACAAACACGCCAAAAACTGCGTAAGAAGTAATTACTTATAGATAGACTGATCATATAAATATCCATTCTCTTTATACCGGTGGTATAGTCTAGCTATTTATGTACACCCTCTTATTAGTTGGTAAAATATCTTTACCAACCATATGGGTGCCTTTTTATTTGATCCAAATTTGAATAACCCGTAAATACAATAAAAACGATCATTTCTTCTGAAAATAAAGCCCAAATTCCTTTTTATAAAAATTATTTATGCCTATTTAAATGTTTTTATCCATTACAGATTAATGACATCATATAATTGACAAAAAAGCACATTACACTTGTAAATAATGGACTACATATTTATAGATTATACATTGAATATGTGAGATAATAATAGCATAATTAGATTCACAGCCCATAATTAAGGAGGAAATAATGAAGCGGGAGAAAATAGGAGAAAAGCGGAAAGAACTTAAAAAGTCGGTCTTCATTGTAAATAGGCTATATCTTTGGGTAATATTTCTATCCCTTAGTATAGCAGATCTAACTTTGGGGATGTTTTCCCTATTGGTTTATTTTTTTATCTATCTATTGCATATATTTACAAAAAAGCTTCCCATAGAAACGTCTGATGAATTTAGATATATAACCAAAGTATATAAAAGGATAGAAGATGATGAGTTAAAACTGGATATATGGTATCCCAATAATATTAAAGATGAATACCCTCTAGTTGTATTTGCTCACGGCGGTGGTTGGATCTCTGGATTTCGCAATCAGCCTAATAACATCTCATGGTGTAAATATTTAGCTTCAAAGGGTTTCGCCACTGCATCGATAGATTATAGATTTGGTATAAAAAATAACATGCAGGATATCCTTTCGGATTATAGTGATGCATTAATTTTTTTAAAAAATCATGCAAAAGAACTAAGGATTTGTCCCCAAAATATCATCCTTATGGGATTATCAGCAGGAGGACATTT
It includes:
- a CDS encoding sensor histidine kinase; the encoded protein is MAKKLSIRQKLIIITVILIIYPMVVIGYTGYKNYAKAIKEKVIQYSWQSVNELSDLLMERTLKLNTFAQEMLYDDNIYVFDKQLKLQVCKDILSEYTFKEDFERYLKSILHSKSELKAVFFHFTANGKTYGVNKNFQAYNPPDLLIEDIYNSAKEQKGKPIWYFHEEYNNSIGIYLIKMVYDINSLEEIGVLAYKIDEGYLFDSFKDFAISKKQNISIYNDDYIKLFAFDSFSLASTPVDIKKMLNNNKQGIEEVFINHDTLYIIYKDVTPIDWKITVTISSNIFLEDVKKTAKKIAILCTLTLPLWMVVIYIMYFDIVKPTKILINTMKRVEDGEIGATVQIKRQDELGYVFDSFNNMSIEISNLINSVYKKQIALKDAQIKALQAQINPHFLYNTLETISWKAKLADLDEISEMIEAFAFIIDASLNRGNEREIPLFKEIEYIDNYAFLIQKRFGDRISIIKEIDSDTLDCIIPMLSIQPFIENAVYHGLENKKGGGHIYLKSGIQGYRLLMEVMDDGIGMSEEKLQLIKKYLDEDVDIEKEVQSNTHIGMINVHRRIRLMYGKEYGIDLSSHRGKGTCVTVILPFKK
- the cysE gene encoding serine O-acetyltransferase, encoding MFKALRYDINAVLERDPAARNAFEVLLCYPGIHAIILHRIAHWFYNKGWRLIARIISQINRFITGIEIHPAAKIGKGLFIDHGMGVVIGETAEIGDNVTIYQGATLGGTGKETGKRHPTIGNNVVISTGAKVLGPFKVGDNSKIGANAVVLKEVPANCTAVGVPAHIVIKDKRKICDEGIDLDQIRMPDPVEEQIDILKYKIICLEKSIKKLEGKDETV
- a CDS encoding carbohydrate ABC transporter permease, producing the protein MKQYQSKTSLVLFLFPAFLLMGIFLYYPFFMNFYKSFFDWDGFFYSKFIGLGNYKRLIHDPIIKTAAKNTFILMFFVCIIQVGLGLLFAILVDSIKVGSNFFKTVFFFPVVISATAIGLLFKLFYVYEGGLLNSIRTIMGKEPVIWLSEEKAMGMVSIPIIWQYIGFYFVILLTAIKRIPKELYECAQLDGINGFTKTFYITIPLIWDMIKVCLILAITGTLKVFDIVFVITQGGPMGTTELFSTYMYQKTFTDNRFGYGSTIAVLIVVLGVVISLLLDKLLKREEITY
- a CDS encoding response regulator transcription factor, with the translated sequence MFGVVIIDDEYVIREGIRKTIDWDTLGCEIVGEAEDGEEGLEIIRHKKPDIIITDIRMPGIDGLDMIKKIKDLKDDCRIIIITGFRDFAYAQEAVHLGAFRFLLKPTKNSELMEAVNEAKYEIQKDREEKEYYGHLEKQIKQYYGISDNSNYEGQENEYQSLYISKAIEYMQENYHKNLTLQEVADHLYVSTWHLSKLFKKYTGSNFVDVLNNIRLGEAKKLLKDPRYRVYEVANAVGFTDVAYFSRLFKKNIGLTPGEYKNK
- a CDS encoding carbohydrate ABC transporter permease codes for the protein MSTKVKKKGSGGKTITYIVLCLYAFTTIYPLVWVINNSFKPSKDVIQHSFALPNSFYLDNYVNAFKRMSIGRGYLNSFIVSGSVVVLVILFGGMAAYVMSRYNFKTKGFFNMLIVGSLLFPAYVTAIPLFGMLYKMKLTNTYLGLILPQVAGNLSFAIIVLMGYLVTIPIELEEAAVVEGCNAWQIYSKVIFPIAKPAFATVGIFSFLWSYNDLFMSIIILRSRNMQPINVLLNEISSQYGTDYGLMASAITIIVLPMLCVYLAFQQQIVDGLTAGAVKG
- a CDS encoding ABC transporter substrate-binding protein codes for the protein MYKREKCVCILFTLGIICTIFASCSQDSRPYTYQDEIIHSSNNPSNTDEIDKNQQIRIVTYHVGEDTWAGTYNEVLNDYIKENPHLNIIDESVPAPGDIIRTKIKTDFASGNEPDICFFFTSADAKPLVESGKLFAYDEELKKDKEWGDNFLPAALDAVRYKDGKIYAIPTIGFYEGLFCNKDLFDRYEIDIPRTYDQLKKSIEIFSNNDIIPIADSISDSYYLIETFILSTAGPTLQNEFFDSSWAKGLDYIKELYHMNAFPKDALTIKEPEANRLFVEKKAAMLIAGSWVLGQIRDQQNTVVIPLPLVPDAKAHPNDIIGGFDSGWYITKSLNDEKNNEPLKMVKYFTSPEIVAKFINKAGVPAMKSMSPIMTTPLQKSGYEMFSKANTITKPIDNKISPSAFSHIRTNMAYIVENKKTAQEVLDEAKALNR